In a genomic window of Perognathus longimembris pacificus isolate PPM17 chromosome 21, ASM2315922v1, whole genome shotgun sequence:
- the Fgfr1 gene encoding fibroblast growth factor receptor 1 isoform X7 — translation MWSWKCLLFWAVLVTATLCTARPAPTLPEQDALPSSEDDDDDDDSSSEEKETDNTKPNPVAPYWTSPEKMEKKLHAVPAAKTVKFKCPSSGTPNPTLRWLKNGKEFKPDHRIGGYKVRYATWSIIMDSVVPSDKGNYTCIVENEYGSINHTYQLDVVERSPHRPILQAGLPANKTVALGSNVEFMCKVYSDPQPHIQWLKHIEVNGSKIGPDNLPYVQILKTAGVNTTDKEMEVLHLRNVSFEDAGEYTCLAGNSIGLSHHSAWLTVLEALEERPAVMTSPLYLEIIIYCTGAFLISCMVGSVIIYKMKSGTKKSDFHSQMAVHKLAKSIPLRRQVSADSSASMNSGVLLVRPSRLSSSGTPMLAGVSEYELPEDPRWELPRDRLVLGKPLGEGCFGQVVLAEAIGLDKDKPNRVTKVAVKMLKSDATEKDLSDLISEMEMMKMIGKHKNIINLLGACTQDGPLYVIVEYASKGNLREYLQARRPPGLEYCYNPSHNPEEQLSSKDLVSCAYQVARGMEYLASKKCIHRDLAARNVLVTEDNVMKIADFGLARDIHHIDYYKKTTNGRLPVKWMAPEALFDRIYTHQSDVWSFGVLLWEIFTLGGSPYPGVPVEELFKLLKEGHRMDKPSNCTNELYMMMRDCWHAVPSQRPTFKQLVEDLDRIVALTSNQEYLDLSMPLDQYSPSFPDTRSSTCSSGEDSVFSHEPLPEEPCLPRHPTPLANGGLKRR, via the exons ATGCCCTCCCCTCCTCGGAGGATGACGACGACGATGATGACTCCTCCtcagaggagaaagagacagataaCACCAAACCAAACC CTGTGGCTCCATACTGGACATCCccagaaaagatggaaaagaaattgCATGCAGTGCCAGCTGCCAAGACAGTGAAGTTCAAATGTCCTTCCAGTGGGACTCCGAACCCCACACTGCGTTGGCTGAAGAATGGCAAAGAGTTCAAACCTGACCACAGGATTGGAGGCTACAAG GTCCGTTACGCCACATGGAGCATCATAATGGACTCAGTGGTGCCCTCCGATAAGGGCAACTATACCTGCATCGTGGAGAATGAGTATGGCAGCATAAACCACACGTACCAGCTGGATGTTGTGG aGCGGTCCCCTCACCGGCCCATCCTGCAAGCTGGGTTGCCTGCCAACAAGACAGTGGCCCTGGGCAGCAATGTGGAGTTCATGTGTAAAGTATACAGCGACCCACAGCCCCATATCCAGTGGCTAAAGCACATCGAGGTGAATGGGAGTAAGATTGGTCCGGACAACCTGCCTTATGTCCAGATCTTGAAG ACGGCCGGAGTTAATACCACCGACAAAGAGATGGAGGTGCTTCACTTGCGAAATGTCTCCTTTGAGGACGCGGGGGAGTATACGTGCTTGGCGGGTAACTCTATCGGACTCTCCCATCACTCTGCATGGTTGACCGTGTTGGAAG CCCTGGAAGAGAGGCCGGCCGTGATGACCTCACCCCTCTACCTGGAGATCATCATCTACTGCACGGGGGCCTTCCTCATCTCCTGCATGGTGGGCTCTGTCATCATCTACAAGATGAAGAGTGGCACCAAGAAGAGCGACTTCCACAGCCAGATGGCTGTGCACAAGCTGGCCAAGAGCATTCCTCTGCGCAGACAG GTGTCGGCTGACTCCAGTGCATCCATGAACTCCGGGGTTCTTCTAGTTCGGCCCTCACGGCTCTCTTCCAGCGGGACTCCTATGCTAGCTGGAGTCTCAGAATATGAGCTTCCCGAAGACCCCCGTTGGGAGCTGCCCCGAGACAG GTTGGTCTTAGGCAAGCCACTGGGAGAGGGCTGCTTTGGGCAGGTGGTGTTGGCAGAGGCCATCGGGCTAGACAAGGACAAACCCAACCGCGTGACCAAAGTAgctgtgaagatgttgaagt CGGACGCAACAGAGAAGGACCTGTCAGACCTTATCTCAGAGAtggagatgatgaagatgattgGGAAACACAAGAATATCATCAACCTGCTGGGAGCCTGTACACAGGATG GTCCTCTGTATGTCATTGTGGAGTATGCCTCCAAGGGCAATCTCCGAGAGTACCTGCAGGCCCGGAggcccccaggactggaatactGCTATAACCCCAGCCACAACCCGGAGGAACAGCTCTCTTCCAAGGACCTGGTATCCTGTGCCTATCAGGTGGCCCGAGGCATGGAGTATCTTGCTTCTAAGAAG TGCATCCACCGAGACCTGGCCGCCAGGAACGTGCTGGTGACAGAAGACAACGTGATGAAGATCGCAGACTTCGGCCTGGCCCGGGACATCCACCACATCGACTACTATAAAAAGACAACCAAC GGCCGGCTGCCTGTGAAGTGGATGGCACCCGAGGCCTTGTTTGACCGGATCTACACCCACCAGAGTGATGT GTGGTCTTTTGGGGTGCTTCTATGGGAAATCTTCACCCTGGGCGGCTCCCCGTACCCTGGTGTGCCTGTGGAAGAGCTTTTCAAGCTGCTGAAGGAGGGCCATCGGATGGACAAGCCTAGTAACTGCACCAACGAGCT GTACATGATGATGCGGGACTGCTGGCATGCAGTGCCCTCCCAGAGGCCTACCTTCAAGCAGTTGGTGGAAGACCTGGACCGCATTGTGGCCTTGACTTCCAACCAG GAGTATCTGGACCTGTCCATGCCTCTGGACCAGTACTCCCCCAGCTTTCCCGATACCCGAAGCTCTACCTGCTCCTCGGGGGAGGATTCTGTCTTCTCTCATGAGCCATTGCCCGAGGAGCCCTGTCTGCCCCGACATCCCACCCCACTAGCCAACGGCGGACTCAAGCGACGCTGA
- the Fgfr1 gene encoding fibroblast growth factor receptor 1 isoform X5 yields the protein MWSWKCLLFWAVLVTATLCTARPAPTLPEQDALPSSEDDDDDDDSSSEEKETDNTKPNRMPVAPYWTSPEKMEKKLHAVPAAKTVKFKCPSSGTPNPTLRWLKNGKEFKPDHRIGGYKVRYATWSIIMDSVVPSDKGNYTCIVENEYGSINHTYQLDVVERSPHRPILQAGLPANKTVALGSNVEFMCKVYSDPQPHIQWLKHIEVNGSKIGPDNLPYVQILKTAGVNTTDKEMEVLHLRNVSFEDAGEYTCLAGNSIGLSHHSAWLTVLEALEERPAVMTSPLYLEIIIYCTGAFLISCMVGSVIIYKMKSGTKKSDFHSQMAVHKLAKSIPLRRQVTVSADSSASMNSGVLLVRPSRLSSSGTPMLAGVSEYELPEDPRWELPRDRLVLGKPLGEGCFGQVVLAEAIGLDKDKPNRVTKVAVKMLKSDATEKDLSDLISEMEMMKMIGKHKNIINLLGACTQDGPLYVIVEYASKGNLREYLQARRPPGLEYCYNPSHNPEEQLSSKDLVSCAYQVARGMEYLASKKCIHRDLAARNVLVTEDNVMKIADFGLARDIHHIDYYKKTTNGRLPVKWMAPEALFDRIYTHQSDVWSFGVLLWEIFTLGGSPYPGVPVEELFKLLKEGHRMDKPSNCTNELYMMMRDCWHAVPSQRPTFKQLVEDLDRIVALTSNQEYLDLSMPLDQYSPSFPDTRSSTCSSGEDSVFSHEPLPEEPCLPRHPTPLANGGLKRR from the exons ATGCCCTCCCCTCCTCGGAGGATGACGACGACGATGATGACTCCTCCtcagaggagaaagagacagataaCACCAAACCAAACCGTATGC CTGTGGCTCCATACTGGACATCCccagaaaagatggaaaagaaattgCATGCAGTGCCAGCTGCCAAGACAGTGAAGTTCAAATGTCCTTCCAGTGGGACTCCGAACCCCACACTGCGTTGGCTGAAGAATGGCAAAGAGTTCAAACCTGACCACAGGATTGGAGGCTACAAG GTCCGTTACGCCACATGGAGCATCATAATGGACTCAGTGGTGCCCTCCGATAAGGGCAACTATACCTGCATCGTGGAGAATGAGTATGGCAGCATAAACCACACGTACCAGCTGGATGTTGTGG aGCGGTCCCCTCACCGGCCCATCCTGCAAGCTGGGTTGCCTGCCAACAAGACAGTGGCCCTGGGCAGCAATGTGGAGTTCATGTGTAAAGTATACAGCGACCCACAGCCCCATATCCAGTGGCTAAAGCACATCGAGGTGAATGGGAGTAAGATTGGTCCGGACAACCTGCCTTATGTCCAGATCTTGAAG ACGGCCGGAGTTAATACCACCGACAAAGAGATGGAGGTGCTTCACTTGCGAAATGTCTCCTTTGAGGACGCGGGGGAGTATACGTGCTTGGCGGGTAACTCTATCGGACTCTCCCATCACTCTGCATGGTTGACCGTGTTGGAAG CCCTGGAAGAGAGGCCGGCCGTGATGACCTCACCCCTCTACCTGGAGATCATCATCTACTGCACGGGGGCCTTCCTCATCTCCTGCATGGTGGGCTCTGTCATCATCTACAAGATGAAGAGTGGCACCAAGAAGAGCGACTTCCACAGCCAGATGGCTGTGCACAAGCTGGCCAAGAGCATTCCTCTGCGCAGACAGGTAACA GTGTCGGCTGACTCCAGTGCATCCATGAACTCCGGGGTTCTTCTAGTTCGGCCCTCACGGCTCTCTTCCAGCGGGACTCCTATGCTAGCTGGAGTCTCAGAATATGAGCTTCCCGAAGACCCCCGTTGGGAGCTGCCCCGAGACAG GTTGGTCTTAGGCAAGCCACTGGGAGAGGGCTGCTTTGGGCAGGTGGTGTTGGCAGAGGCCATCGGGCTAGACAAGGACAAACCCAACCGCGTGACCAAAGTAgctgtgaagatgttgaagt CGGACGCAACAGAGAAGGACCTGTCAGACCTTATCTCAGAGAtggagatgatgaagatgattgGGAAACACAAGAATATCATCAACCTGCTGGGAGCCTGTACACAGGATG GTCCTCTGTATGTCATTGTGGAGTATGCCTCCAAGGGCAATCTCCGAGAGTACCTGCAGGCCCGGAggcccccaggactggaatactGCTATAACCCCAGCCACAACCCGGAGGAACAGCTCTCTTCCAAGGACCTGGTATCCTGTGCCTATCAGGTGGCCCGAGGCATGGAGTATCTTGCTTCTAAGAAG TGCATCCACCGAGACCTGGCCGCCAGGAACGTGCTGGTGACAGAAGACAACGTGATGAAGATCGCAGACTTCGGCCTGGCCCGGGACATCCACCACATCGACTACTATAAAAAGACAACCAAC GGCCGGCTGCCTGTGAAGTGGATGGCACCCGAGGCCTTGTTTGACCGGATCTACACCCACCAGAGTGATGT GTGGTCTTTTGGGGTGCTTCTATGGGAAATCTTCACCCTGGGCGGCTCCCCGTACCCTGGTGTGCCTGTGGAAGAGCTTTTCAAGCTGCTGAAGGAGGGCCATCGGATGGACAAGCCTAGTAACTGCACCAACGAGCT GTACATGATGATGCGGGACTGCTGGCATGCAGTGCCCTCCCAGAGGCCTACCTTCAAGCAGTTGGTGGAAGACCTGGACCGCATTGTGGCCTTGACTTCCAACCAG GAGTATCTGGACCTGTCCATGCCTCTGGACCAGTACTCCCCCAGCTTTCCCGATACCCGAAGCTCTACCTGCTCCTCGGGGGAGGATTCTGTCTTCTCTCATGAGCCATTGCCCGAGGAGCCCTGTCTGCCCCGACATCCCACCCCACTAGCCAACGGCGGACTCAAGCGACGCTGA
- the Fgfr1 gene encoding fibroblast growth factor receptor 1 isoform X6 has product MWSWKCLLFWAVLVTATLCTARPAPTLPEQDALPSSEDDDDDDDSSSEEKETDNTKPNPVAPYWTSPEKMEKKLHAVPAAKTVKFKCPSSGTPNPTLRWLKNGKEFKPDHRIGGYKVRYATWSIIMDSVVPSDKGNYTCIVENEYGSINHTYQLDVVERSPHRPILQAGLPANKTVALGSNVEFMCKVYSDPQPHIQWLKHIEVNGSKIGPDNLPYVQILKTAGVNTTDKEMEVLHLRNVSFEDAGEYTCLAGNSIGLSHHSAWLTVLEALEERPAVMTSPLYLEIIIYCTGAFLISCMVGSVIIYKMKSGTKKSDFHSQMAVHKLAKSIPLRRQVTVSADSSASMNSGVLLVRPSRLSSSGTPMLAGVSEYELPEDPRWELPRDRLVLGKPLGEGCFGQVVLAEAIGLDKDKPNRVTKVAVKMLKSDATEKDLSDLISEMEMMKMIGKHKNIINLLGACTQDGPLYVIVEYASKGNLREYLQARRPPGLEYCYNPSHNPEEQLSSKDLVSCAYQVARGMEYLASKKCIHRDLAARNVLVTEDNVMKIADFGLARDIHHIDYYKKTTNGRLPVKWMAPEALFDRIYTHQSDVWSFGVLLWEIFTLGGSPYPGVPVEELFKLLKEGHRMDKPSNCTNELYMMMRDCWHAVPSQRPTFKQLVEDLDRIVALTSNQEYLDLSMPLDQYSPSFPDTRSSTCSSGEDSVFSHEPLPEEPCLPRHPTPLANGGLKRR; this is encoded by the exons ATGCCCTCCCCTCCTCGGAGGATGACGACGACGATGATGACTCCTCCtcagaggagaaagagacagataaCACCAAACCAAACC CTGTGGCTCCATACTGGACATCCccagaaaagatggaaaagaaattgCATGCAGTGCCAGCTGCCAAGACAGTGAAGTTCAAATGTCCTTCCAGTGGGACTCCGAACCCCACACTGCGTTGGCTGAAGAATGGCAAAGAGTTCAAACCTGACCACAGGATTGGAGGCTACAAG GTCCGTTACGCCACATGGAGCATCATAATGGACTCAGTGGTGCCCTCCGATAAGGGCAACTATACCTGCATCGTGGAGAATGAGTATGGCAGCATAAACCACACGTACCAGCTGGATGTTGTGG aGCGGTCCCCTCACCGGCCCATCCTGCAAGCTGGGTTGCCTGCCAACAAGACAGTGGCCCTGGGCAGCAATGTGGAGTTCATGTGTAAAGTATACAGCGACCCACAGCCCCATATCCAGTGGCTAAAGCACATCGAGGTGAATGGGAGTAAGATTGGTCCGGACAACCTGCCTTATGTCCAGATCTTGAAG ACGGCCGGAGTTAATACCACCGACAAAGAGATGGAGGTGCTTCACTTGCGAAATGTCTCCTTTGAGGACGCGGGGGAGTATACGTGCTTGGCGGGTAACTCTATCGGACTCTCCCATCACTCTGCATGGTTGACCGTGTTGGAAG CCCTGGAAGAGAGGCCGGCCGTGATGACCTCACCCCTCTACCTGGAGATCATCATCTACTGCACGGGGGCCTTCCTCATCTCCTGCATGGTGGGCTCTGTCATCATCTACAAGATGAAGAGTGGCACCAAGAAGAGCGACTTCCACAGCCAGATGGCTGTGCACAAGCTGGCCAAGAGCATTCCTCTGCGCAGACAGGTAACA GTGTCGGCTGACTCCAGTGCATCCATGAACTCCGGGGTTCTTCTAGTTCGGCCCTCACGGCTCTCTTCCAGCGGGACTCCTATGCTAGCTGGAGTCTCAGAATATGAGCTTCCCGAAGACCCCCGTTGGGAGCTGCCCCGAGACAG GTTGGTCTTAGGCAAGCCACTGGGAGAGGGCTGCTTTGGGCAGGTGGTGTTGGCAGAGGCCATCGGGCTAGACAAGGACAAACCCAACCGCGTGACCAAAGTAgctgtgaagatgttgaagt CGGACGCAACAGAGAAGGACCTGTCAGACCTTATCTCAGAGAtggagatgatgaagatgattgGGAAACACAAGAATATCATCAACCTGCTGGGAGCCTGTACACAGGATG GTCCTCTGTATGTCATTGTGGAGTATGCCTCCAAGGGCAATCTCCGAGAGTACCTGCAGGCCCGGAggcccccaggactggaatactGCTATAACCCCAGCCACAACCCGGAGGAACAGCTCTCTTCCAAGGACCTGGTATCCTGTGCCTATCAGGTGGCCCGAGGCATGGAGTATCTTGCTTCTAAGAAG TGCATCCACCGAGACCTGGCCGCCAGGAACGTGCTGGTGACAGAAGACAACGTGATGAAGATCGCAGACTTCGGCCTGGCCCGGGACATCCACCACATCGACTACTATAAAAAGACAACCAAC GGCCGGCTGCCTGTGAAGTGGATGGCACCCGAGGCCTTGTTTGACCGGATCTACACCCACCAGAGTGATGT GTGGTCTTTTGGGGTGCTTCTATGGGAAATCTTCACCCTGGGCGGCTCCCCGTACCCTGGTGTGCCTGTGGAAGAGCTTTTCAAGCTGCTGAAGGAGGGCCATCGGATGGACAAGCCTAGTAACTGCACCAACGAGCT GTACATGATGATGCGGGACTGCTGGCATGCAGTGCCCTCCCAGAGGCCTACCTTCAAGCAGTTGGTGGAAGACCTGGACCGCATTGTGGCCTTGACTTCCAACCAG GAGTATCTGGACCTGTCCATGCCTCTGGACCAGTACTCCCCCAGCTTTCCCGATACCCGAAGCTCTACCTGCTCCTCGGGGGAGGATTCTGTCTTCTCTCATGAGCCATTGCCCGAGGAGCCCTGTCTGCCCCGACATCCCACCCCACTAGCCAACGGCGGACTCAAGCGACGCTGA